In the Mycobacteriales bacterium genome, TTCGTCGGCGCCGCGAGGTAACTTGACGTCGGTGCCCCGATCGGGGTGGCGGAGGGAGCACAGATGGCGAAGCAGGAGAAGGGCGGACAGGCCCGCGGGACCCGTCGCGACGAGGAGACCGCGGAAACCGAAGCGCCACCGGCCGCCGACGCGCCGGCCACCGACGCCGCAGCGCGGCAGGAAAAGCTGACCGAGGACGTCGACTCGATGCTGGACGAGATCGACGACGTCCTGGAGGAGAACGCCGAAGAGTTCGTGCGGGCCTATGTGCAAAAGGGCGGTCAATAGGCGGACAATGTCCGGAAACCGTCCGACCGCCGGTTCGGTCCGTTCTGGGCCGGCGGCCCGATAGGGTGAGCCAACGCCTACGCCTATGCAGGGAGCACCGTGGTCGGAGCGCAGGATCCGGGGGGACGGCTGCCCGGACATTTCACCGCCGTCGGCTCATCCTCGTTCGTCGACTTCCTGAGCGCCGCGGCGCCCGACCTGCTGCCCGGGCGGCGCCCGCTTCCACCCGGTGTCATGAGTGACGCCGGCGCGCACGCCACCACGATCATCGCGCTCACGTTCGAGCACGGCGTCATCATGGCGGGAGACCGTCGCGCGACCATGGGCAACCTGATCGCGCAGCGTGACATAGAGAAGGTGTTTCCGGCCGACGGCTACAGCGCGGTCGGCATCGCCGGCACGGCAAGCCTCGGCATCGAGATGACCCGGCTCTTCCAGGTCGAGCTCGAGCACTACGAGAAGATCGAAGGCACCCCGCTGACCCTCGAGGGCAAGGCCAACCGGCTTGCCGCGATGATCCGGGGCAACCTCGGCGCGGCGATGCAGGGACTTGCCGTGGTGCCGATCTTCGCCGGATTCGACATCGACACCGGTGACACGGCGTCGGCGGGCCGGATCTTCTCCTTCGACGTCACCGGCGGCCCGTACGAGGAGCAGGGTTACGCCGGGATCGGATCCGGGTCGGTGTTCGCCAAGAGCGCACTGAAGAAGCGGTGGTCCGCCGGTCTCGGCCGCGCGGACGCCGTACGCCTTGCCGTCGAGTCGCTGTACGACGCGGCCGACGACGACTCCGCGACCGGTGGTCCGGACATGACCCGCGGGATCTTCCCCGTCGTCGTCGTCGTCACTGCTGACGGCGCCGTCCGGCTCGACGACGACGACGTACGCCCGGTCGCCGAGGCGGTCGTCGCCGAACGCCTGGTCAACCCCGGCGGCTGAGCCGGTCAGCTCCGACCCAGCGAGGGAGTCGCTTCGATGACAATGCCGTTCTACGCCTCCGCCGAGCAGATCATGCGGGACCGCTCGGAGTACGCCCGCAAGGGGATCGCCCGCGGGCGTGGCGTCGTGGCGTTGACCTATGCCGACGGCGTGCTGTTCGTCGCCGAGAACCCCTCCAACGTGCTGCACAAGGTCGGCGAGATCTACGACCGGATCGGTTTCGCCGCGGCCGGGCGCTACCCCGAATACGAGAACCTGCGGGTCGCCGGCGTCCGCTACGCCGACCTGCGTGGCTACTCCAACAGCCGCCGCGACGTGAGCGGCCGGGCCGTGGCCAACGCCTACGCCCAGACGCTGGGGTCGATCTTCACCGAGCAGCAGAAGCCGTTCGAGGTCGAGATCTGCGTCGCCGAGGTCGGCGACACGCCCGACGGCGACCAGCTCTACCGACTGACCTACGACGGGTCGATCGGCGACGAGCCCGACTTCGTCATCATGGGCGGGCAGGCCGAGGCGATCGGCACCCGGCTGCGCGGGAGCTACCGGCACGGGATGGCGCTCGGCGACGCGGTCGCCGCGGCCGTGCAGGCGCTCAGTGACGCCGGCGGGGACGGCCCGCGGCAGATGACCGGATCGCAGCTCGAGGTGGCCACGCTCGACCGCACCCGCGGCAAGCGCACCTTCCGCCGGGTCAGTGGCGCGGCGCTCGACCCGCTGCTGCCGGCCGGTGCAGACACGCCGTCGTCGACGCCATCATCGACGCCATCATCTGGGCCATCATCGGGGCCGTCCGACCCACCGGCCGACCCACCGCCGGGGCCGGCCCTCTGATCCGACACCCAGGCACTAATCTCGCCACACGTCACGTAACGCCTCGAGTCGTCCCGACGTCCGTCTAGGGTGGGAACGTGGATCGCCGCATCTTCGGGTTGGAGAACGAGTACGGCGTCACCTGTACTTTTCACGGCCAGCGCCGGCTGTCCCCGGACGAGGTCGCCCGCTACCTGTTCCGTCGGGTCGTGTCCTGGGGTCGAAGCAGCAACGTTTTCCTCCGCAACGGTGCGCGTCTCTACCTCGACGTCGGATCCCATCCGGAATACGCGACGCCGGAGTGCGATGACGTCGTCGATCTCGTCGTCCACGACAAGGCCGGCGAACGCATCCTCGAAGGACTGCTCGTCGACGCCGAGAAGAGGCTGCACGAGGAGGGCATCACCGGCGACATCTACCTGTTCAAAAACAACACCGACTCGGCCGGCAACTCCTACGGCTGTCACGAGAACTACCTGGTCAGCAGGCACGGCGACTTCGCCCGGCTGGCCGATGTACTCATCCCGTTCCTGGTCACCCGTCAGGTGATCTGCGGCGCCGGCAAGGTGCTGCAGACCCCGCGCGGGGCGGTCTTCTGCCTGAGCCAACGGGCGGAGCACATCTGGGAGGGCGTGTCGAGCGCGACCACCCGGTCCCGGCCGATCATCAACACCCGCGACGAGCCGCACGCGGACGCCGAACGCTTCCGGCGGCTGCACGTCATCGTCGGCGACTCGAACATGAACGAAGCGACCACGCTGCTGAAGGTCGGGGCGACCGACGTCGTGCTGCGGATGATCGAGGCGGGCGTGGTCATGCGCGACCTCAGCCTGGAGAATCCGATCCGCGCGATCCGTGAGGTGTCGCACGACATCACCGGACGCAAGCGGGTCCGGCTGGCCAACGGCCGCGAGGTGACCGCACTCGACGTACAGCGGGAGTTCCACACCAAGGCGGTCGACTTCGTCGAGCGGCACGGCGCCGAGCCCGCAGTGTTGCGCGCGGTCGACCTGTGGGGCCGGGCCCTGACGGCGATCGAGACCGGCGACCTGTCGATCATCGACCGGGAGATCGACTGGGCGACGAAGTACCAGGTCATCGAGCGTTACCGCAGCAAGCACGACCTGGCGCTGTCCTCGCCCCGGGTGGCCCAACTCGATCTCGCCTATCACGACATCCATCGCGGGCGCGGCCTCTACTACCTGCTGGAGCGCAAGGGCCTGGTCGACCGGGTCACCCGCGACATCGACATCTTCGAGGCGAAGAGCGTGCCGCCGCAGACCACGCGGGCCCGGTTGCGCGGCGAGTTCATCCGGCGGGCACAGGAACGTCGCCGGGACTTCACCGTCGATTGGGTGCACCTCAAGCTCAACGATCAGGCCCAGCGGACCGTGCTGTGCAAGGACCCGTTCCGCTTCGCCGACGAGCGCGTCGACAAGCTCATCGCCGGAATGTGACCGTCGGCACACCCTGCCGTCCCTCTTGAGTCGCTGCGGGTTCAGCTGCCCGACGGCGACCGTTTCAGGGGGCTCTCAGATTTCCCGGCTATGGTGAATCGCCCACCCGCACCCGGCCAAAGGTAGTTTTCGTGCGTCTCCGCCCGATCCACGTCGTCGCCGCGCTCGCGGTTCCCGCCGTACTCGCCGCCGGATGCGGATCGAGTTCCGGCTCGTCCGGTCAGTCGTCGTCGGCCGGATCCGGCGGGCTGGCCGGGGTCACCGTGACTCCCGGGGCCAAGCCCACGATCGACATCGCGAAGAAGCCGGTGTCCGTCGCCAAGACCACTACGAAGGTGCTCACCACCGGACACGGCGCGACGGTGAAGAAGGGCCAGAACGTCAGCGTCAACTACGTCGTCGTCGACGGGCGCGACGGCAAGACGGCCGACTCCACCTTCGGGCGCAAGCCGGTCACCCTGACCGCCGACCCCGCACAGGTGCTGCCGGGCATCGCGGCCGGCCTCGTCGATCAGAAGATCGGATCGCGGGTGCTGGTCGGCGTACCGCCGGCCCAGGCGTTCGGGGCGAAGGGCAACTCGCAGCTCGGGGTGAAGCCCAAGGACACGCTGCTGTTCCTGCTCGACATCAAGAGCGCGCGCACCCCGCTGACCAAGGCCGCCGGTACGCCGGTGACGCCGGCGAAGGGCCTTCCCGCGGTGCAGGTCGACAGCACCGGCAAGCCCACGATCACCGTTCCCAAGACGGCGGCACCGAAGAAGCTCGTCGTCCAGCAACTCGTCCGCGGCAAGGGCCCGAAGGTGAAGGCCGGGCAGACGCTGACCACGCAGTACACCGGCGTCATCTGGTCGACCGGCAAGAAGTTCGACTCGTCGTTCGACCACGGCAAGCCGGCCAACTTCGTCATCGGCGCGGGCCAGGTGATCCCGGGGTGGGACAAGGGTCTGGTCGGTCAGCCGGTCGGCAGCCGGGTGCTGCTGGTCGTGCCGCCCGCCGACGGCTACGGGAAGAACGGGCAGCCGCAGGCCGGCATCAAGGGCACCGACACGCTGGTCTTCGTCGTCGACATCCTCGACGCCGGCTGACCCTCGCAGCTCCCGCTGCTGGACAAAACCCACTACTAGTGGGTTTTGGGCGGCCCGTACGGCGTGTCGTGGACCACAATCCACTACTAGTGGGTTTTGTCCACGAGGTTGGGCAGCCGGGCCAGGAGATCACGATGGATGTCAGCACTCGCCGTGAGCTTGCCCGCCTCGCGCTGGCCGGCTACGTGAGTGGCCCGGCAGCGTCGACCCGGGCGACGGCCCGCGCCCTGACGAAGGTCGACAATGCCCTGGCCGTGGTGCTCGTCGAAGGCATCAGCGACCAGATCGCGCTGGAGACCGCCGCGCTGAGCCGCGGCCGGGACCTCGAGGCGGAGCGGGTCGTGATCGCGCCGATCGGCGGGGCGCACGCGATCGGCCGGTTCCTGACGAGGTTGGGACCCAGAGGCGCACGGGTGCGACTTGCCGGTCTGTGCGACCTGCACGAGGAGGAGATATTCCGGCGGGGCATGGTCGCGGCCCAGTTCGCCTCACCCCGCACGCGCGCCGACATGGAGCACCTCGGGTTCTACGTCTGCGTCGACGATCTGGAGGACGAGCTGATCCGCGCCGTGGGCGCCGCGGGCGTCGAAGCAATCTTCGACTCGCAGGGTGACCTCACGTCGTTCCGCTCGATGCAGGGCCAACCCGCCTGGCGCGGCCGCGGGCCCGAAGCGCAGATGCGCCGGTTCCTGGGGAGCGGCGCCGGCCGCAAGCTGCGCTACGCGCGGCTGCTCGTCGAAGAGGCAGTGGGCCGGGATGCCTTGCCTCGGCCACTCGACGCGCTCCTCGCCGCGGTGTGACCCCTCAGCCCCTGACCAAAA is a window encoding:
- the prcB gene encoding proteasome subunit beta, translated to MVGAQDPGGRLPGHFTAVGSSSFVDFLSAAAPDLLPGRRPLPPGVMSDAGAHATTIIALTFEHGVIMAGDRRATMGNLIAQRDIEKVFPADGYSAVGIAGTASLGIEMTRLFQVELEHYEKIEGTPLTLEGKANRLAAMIRGNLGAAMQGLAVVPIFAGFDIDTGDTASAGRIFSFDVTGGPYEEQGYAGIGSGSVFAKSALKKRWSAGLGRADAVRLAVESLYDAADDDSATGGPDMTRGIFPVVVVVTADGAVRLDDDDVRPVAEAVVAERLVNPGG
- a CDS encoding TOPRIM nucleotidyl transferase/hydrolase domain-containing protein, which encodes MDVSTRRELARLALAGYVSGPAASTRATARALTKVDNALAVVLVEGISDQIALETAALSRGRDLEAERVVIAPIGGAHAIGRFLTRLGPRGARVRLAGLCDLHEEEIFRRGMVAAQFASPRTRADMEHLGFYVCVDDLEDELIRAVGAAGVEAIFDSQGDLTSFRSMQGQPAWRGRGPEAQMRRFLGSGAGRKLRYARLLVEEAVGRDALPRPLDALLAAV
- the pafA gene encoding Pup--protein ligase, translated to MDRRIFGLENEYGVTCTFHGQRRLSPDEVARYLFRRVVSWGRSSNVFLRNGARLYLDVGSHPEYATPECDDVVDLVVHDKAGERILEGLLVDAEKRLHEEGITGDIYLFKNNTDSAGNSYGCHENYLVSRHGDFARLADVLIPFLVTRQVICGAGKVLQTPRGAVFCLSQRAEHIWEGVSSATTRSRPIINTRDEPHADAERFRRLHVIVGDSNMNEATTLLKVGATDVVLRMIEAGVVMRDLSLENPIRAIREVSHDITGRKRVRLANGREVTALDVQREFHTKAVDFVERHGAEPAVLRAVDLWGRALTAIETGDLSIIDREIDWATKYQVIERYRSKHDLALSSPRVAQLDLAYHDIHRGRGLYYLLERKGLVDRVTRDIDIFEAKSVPPQTTRARLRGEFIRRAQERRRDFTVDWVHLKLNDQAQRTVLCKDPFRFADERVDKLIAGM
- a CDS encoding FKBP-type peptidyl-prolyl cis-trans isomerase — encoded protein: MRLRPIHVVAALAVPAVLAAGCGSSSGSSGQSSSAGSGGLAGVTVTPGAKPTIDIAKKPVSVAKTTTKVLTTGHGATVKKGQNVSVNYVVVDGRDGKTADSTFGRKPVTLTADPAQVLPGIAAGLVDQKIGSRVLVGVPPAQAFGAKGNSQLGVKPKDTLLFLLDIKSARTPLTKAAGTPVTPAKGLPAVQVDSTGKPTITVPKTAAPKKLVVQQLVRGKGPKVKAGQTLTTQYTGVIWSTGKKFDSSFDHGKPANFVIGAGQVIPGWDKGLVGQPVGSRVLLVVPPADGYGKNGQPQAGIKGTDTLVFVVDILDAG
- a CDS encoding ubiquitin-like protein Pup: MAKQEKGGQARGTRRDEETAETEAPPAADAPATDAAARQEKLTEDVDSMLDEIDDVLEENAEEFVRAYVQKGGQ
- the prcA gene encoding proteasome subunit alpha, which translates into the protein MTMPFYASAEQIMRDRSEYARKGIARGRGVVALTYADGVLFVAENPSNVLHKVGEIYDRIGFAAAGRYPEYENLRVAGVRYADLRGYSNSRRDVSGRAVANAYAQTLGSIFTEQQKPFEVEICVAEVGDTPDGDQLYRLTYDGSIGDEPDFVIMGGQAEAIGTRLRGSYRHGMALGDAVAAAVQALSDAGGDGPRQMTGSQLEVATLDRTRGKRTFRRVSGAALDPLLPAGADTPSSTPSSTPSSGPSSGPSDPPADPPPGPAL